From a single Adhaeribacter swui genomic region:
- a CDS encoding lysophospholipid acyltransferase family protein: MEILSTEEFAKSNTFLKKGISYLNPWLMRLLQLDQINQIYQQSSTLHGLPFVDSILEKLQVQYEIEPRELARIPTQGAFIAIANHPYGGLDGLLLLKILATIRPEFKLLANPILKKLPNMEEFFIPVNPFKTANQNHVPGVRKALRLLQNDVPIGMFPAGEVSSWQTNTRKVMDPEWHAGLAGLINKARVPVVPIYFSGGNSLYFNLLGFLHPFLRTLRLPAELLNKEGINVKIRIGKPLTYAELIRLPQTELLPFLRAKTYALGTSFFKKSYYGLPKLPFPTAKTLVPETDATLIQQDIDQLNTKNLLFTHQHYRVYLASSAQIPHVLREIGRLREITFREVGEGTNQETDLDAFDQHYEHLFLYDTRTRLIIGAYRLGHGKEIFQQFGKQGFYLHSLFKIKKHFIPILERSLELGRSFVRAEYQKQTLPLLLLWKGIALYLVDKKHCQYLLGPVSISDCLSTTSKSIIVEFIREHFFDHDLASLVVPRKKFRYRRSSYYSENVLHKNIQSVKSLDELIAEIEPKHLRLPILLKKYLQQNAKIIGFNIDPKFSNSLDGFLVMSVHDLSDTARALLDRISLEH; encoded by the coding sequence GATGCGCTTGCTGCAACTAGACCAAATAAATCAAATTTACCAGCAATCCAGCACCCTGCACGGCTTACCTTTTGTGGATTCTATTCTGGAGAAATTGCAGGTTCAGTACGAAATAGAGCCGCGGGAGCTTGCCCGCATTCCAACCCAAGGGGCGTTTATTGCTATTGCCAACCACCCTTACGGCGGTTTAGATGGTTTGCTACTTTTAAAGATACTCGCCACCATCCGGCCCGAATTTAAGCTCTTAGCTAATCCAATTTTAAAAAAGCTGCCCAATATGGAAGAGTTTTTTATTCCGGTTAATCCTTTTAAAACGGCCAACCAAAACCACGTGCCCGGTGTCCGGAAAGCCTTGCGTTTGCTCCAGAACGATGTACCAATTGGCATGTTCCCGGCCGGAGAAGTTTCCAGTTGGCAAACAAACACCCGGAAAGTGATGGATCCGGAATGGCATGCCGGATTGGCAGGTTTGATTAACAAGGCCCGCGTACCGGTGGTACCTATTTACTTTAGCGGCGGTAATAGTTTGTATTTTAATTTATTGGGCTTTTTGCATCCTTTTTTGCGCACCTTGCGGCTACCCGCCGAATTATTAAATAAAGAAGGTATAAACGTTAAAATACGGATTGGCAAACCCCTTACTTACGCCGAACTTATCCGTCTGCCGCAAACCGAATTGTTACCTTTTCTGCGCGCGAAAACCTATGCCTTAGGAACCAGCTTTTTTAAAAAAAGTTATTATGGACTACCTAAGCTACCATTTCCCACCGCTAAAACTTTGGTTCCGGAAACTGATGCTACTTTAATTCAACAGGATATTGACCAGCTTAACACTAAAAACCTGTTATTCACGCACCAGCACTACCGTGTGTATCTGGCCTCCAGCGCCCAAATACCACACGTTTTACGGGAAATTGGCCGCTTGCGCGAAATTACTTTCCGGGAAGTAGGCGAAGGGACCAACCAAGAAACTGACCTGGATGCTTTTGACCAGCACTACGAACACTTATTTTTGTATGATACCCGCACCCGCTTAATTATTGGGGCTTACCGGCTGGGTCATGGCAAAGAAATTTTTCAGCAGTTTGGCAAACAGGGTTTTTATCTGCACTCGCTTTTTAAAATTAAAAAGCATTTTATTCCCATTCTGGAGCGATCGCTGGAGTTAGGTCGTTCTTTCGTCCGAGCGGAATACCAAAAGCAAACCCTGCCTTTGCTACTGCTCTGGAAAGGCATTGCCCTGTATTTAGTTGATAAGAAACACTGTCAGTATTTACTGGGGCCCGTAAGTATCAGCGATTGTCTTTCTACTACGTCCAAGAGTATCATTGTTGAATTTATCCGGGAACATTTCTTTGATCATGATTTAGCGTCGCTGGTTGTGCCCCGGAAAAAGTTTCGCTACCGGCGTTCTTCTTATTATTCCGAAAATGTGCTGCACAAGAACATCCAATCGGTAAAATCACTCGACGAACTGATTGCCGAAATAGAACCTAAACACCTGCGGTTACCTATTTTATTAAAAAAATACCTGCAGCAAAACGCAAAAATCATTGGCTTTAACATCGACCCGAAATTTTCTAATTCGCTGGATGGTTTTCTGGTTATGTCGGTGCACGATTTATCGGATACCGCAAGGGCATTACTCGATCGCATTAGTTTGGAACACTAG